Genomic segment of Psychrobacter sanguinis:
TCCTGGTGTTTTTGCCACTATTGCTAAAGCTATGAGTCAAGGGAGTTGGGCGGTATTACCATTAGCCATTGGTCTTGCCGCCGGCGATACCATTTATATGGTTTTTTCGGCTTATGGACTTAGTGCTTTAGCGACTAACTTTAATATCTTGTTTACGGCTATTAAATTTGCGGGTGCAGGCTATCTGTTTTATTTGGCGTATAAGATGTGGGTTACTATGCCTCCGGCCATTGAAACTGAATCTTCCGGAACCTTATCAGTGACTAAAGGTGATAGAAAACAGGGCATTAAAAGTATGACTTCAGGCTTCCTAATTTCGATTAGTAATCCTAAAGTTATTCTATTTTATGTCAGTTTACTGCCTAGTTTCTTTCCAGTTGCAAACTTAACAGGCCTTGATATTGGCATATTATGCGGGGTTATATTTGTTTGTGCGGTTGTGACCATGATGAGCTATGCTTTTATAGCAGGGTACGCTCAAAAGCAATTAAAAAGCCCCAAGTCACGACAGATATTCAATCGAGTTGGGGCGTCATTTATGGGCATGGCTGGAGGGTGGTTATTGACTAGAGGATAGCTGAGTGGTCATCAATAGGTGAGTTAGGCAATATTCATGATAGAAGCTCTAGTAACTTTTTAAACTCAGGTAATTCCGCAAAATTTTCAGCCTCTGAGTCAATTTGATGCCAACTGGATTTTGAGTTTAAGCAAAAGTTAGCCACCACTTTTACGTTATCCGTATGTCCATCGATATCAAGCAACCCAACAGGAATCCAGTAGTATTGCTCATTGGGTGAAGGGGTAAATAAATTAGGCACAGGGCCGCCACAGTTAGCACAAAAGTGTGAGCTAAAGCCGGTCTTTTTTTGCCAACTTTTTATTGTGTCGTTTTTAATCCATTTGAAATCAGTTGTTGGAATAATGGTGGCCGAATTAGAGCTTGAGCCTGACTGCTTTTTGCATAACGTACAATGGCATTGATATATTTTCAAAGGATTGGTGTCAATGTCACATGCAAATTCAATATCCCCACACAAGCATTTACCTGTCAGCATAATCTGTCCTTATTTTTTTTTGGAGTAATTTAATACTCATGTTCTATCACTTTATAGTAGAAGTCTAAGGCTAATATATCAAAACACTCACTTAAAAAGGAGACAGCTATGCACATAGGTATTTTAACTTTGACATTCTCATTGCCTGGTTGTGGCTCGCTAAAAGAAAAGCGGATGCGAATGGGCGGATTGCATGAGCGCTTTGGGCGTAATCCTGCAGTAGCAGTTAGTGAAAGTGGCGAGCGTAATCGTCATGACGCCAGTGAATGGACGTTTGTGGTAGTGGGATTGTCTAAACGTGAAATTGAGTCCGAGTTTAGTCAGATTGAGGATAAAATTCAGCGGGTGGTTGAGGCAAGGATTATGGATGTTAGACGTGAGTTTATTTAAATATTAATAGGGTTTAGGGATGAAAATTAAGAAGTTAAAAGAATATAAATTAAAAGATAAACGTAGAATATCACCAAGAAATCAAATAATTATCGGCGACAATTTATATTCAGCTTTTATCTTTGATAAAGGAGATACGAGTAATAGTAGAATAATTTGCTTGGATATTTGTACTTTTGAAGAGAAATGGACATATGATTATGACTTTATTATTAATAAAATCATGAAATCACCTATTTCCAATAATATCGTAAGTGTATGTATGAATGGGAGAGTTGAAGAGATTGATTTATTAGAAGGTCAATTAATTAAAGCAATTGATTTGAATGTTAACAGATGTGGTTTTCCTTCAGTTATTGTTGATAATAAAATTGTGACAGGAGGTATTCAGGGCTCAACACAGACGACTTGTATAGATTTAAAAGACTTTAAAATTGAATGGGAGTTCGATACTGATGGTCACTCCTATACACCCTTAATATCCGCGGGGCAGGTTTACCAATGTACTGAGAATTACTTAAGGTGTTTGGACTTGAATACAGGCTCTTTAATTTGGAAGGTTAAAGAGGCTTCTACTTATTTGTTGAAGGCTGAAAAATTTAAGGACTTAATATTAGCATCAGGCCATGGTTTAATAAATTTTTATCATAAACATAACGGTAGGCTTATAAAGCAGTTGCGTACTCAAACTGATGCTTTAGACAGTGCAATTAGGTATATAACCACTAACGAAGAAAATATTTATTTTAGCGATCATTCAGGTAGTATTTATGCTTATGAGTGCATTTATCTTGATCAATATAATATTGAGACAAAACTGCTTTGGGTGTTCAAATCTGATGGTGAGATTGAGAGTCAGCTGAAACTATATAAAGATTATCTTGTTTTTGCTAACTCTAATAAAAACCTGTCTATTATTAATAGACATACTGGTGAAGAATGCTCGGCTGTAAGGCTTAAAGAGAGCGCCGAGATTTGCGATATTTTATTAGGAGAAGATGGAAGTATAATTATAGCTTATGAGAAAGGTTATATTAGTAAGTTCCTAGTTGGCTGGTAAGCCCTTGGTAAAATAGAATTATTCGTTATTTTCACAAGCTCTATGCCAACCTAAGAATCTTCCTTCAAAAACTCAACCAAAGCCGGTACATTCTCTCGAGCGCTACGCCCAGCACCGATAATGGTGGCTGAAGCAGGGCTAACCCAGTCGCCGTAGCCAAATAACCACAGACGAGGCTGTTTAACAGATTGCCCCTGTTCGGTTAATACTTTGCCATCGTCTTCAATTACACCCAATGGCGCTAAATGCTCAAGCTCAGGATTAAAGCCTGTACACCAAATAATCGCATCTATTGATTCTTCTTCACCATCAGACCAAAGCACACCTTGCTCAGTTAAGTGATTAAACATAGGCTTTGTGGTTAGTAATCCTTTATCTCGCGCCTCTTTAACTGGTGGCATCATTACGATATTGCCTTTGGGCGTGTCCGAACTTTCTGTATTACTCTCATCTTGGGTATCATAACTGGCGTCATTCTTAATACGCTGTGTGGCTCTTTCAAAAAGAACACGACCATCGACGTCATCGGGAAGAAATTGTGGCGGCTCACGGGTCACCCAACTGGCATCAGTGACTTCAACCAATTCTGCAAAGATTTGTGCTCCTGAGTTACCAGCACCGACCACCAAGACTCGTTTGTTTTGATAAGCTTCTGGTCCGGAATAGTGGGCGGAGTGGATTTGTTCACCCTGGAAATCTTGGCGTCCTTCAATCTCTGGAATATAAGGATTACTCCAAATCCCGGTTGCACTTACAACGGCTCTCGCAAGCCACGTAAATTTACCGTCGCTGACTCGTAAGCAGTCGTTTTCATCATCACGCTCTACGCTTTGTACCTCAAAAGGGCGGTAGATAGGCAATTTGTAATGCTTTTCGTAGTTATCAAAATAGCTTAAAACGTCGTCTAGATAGGGACTGCTATCGTCTTTAGCGGAGGTCATCATTCTACCCGGAAGTGAGCTTACTGAGGCTGGCGAGAACAGTCGTAATGACGGCCAAAAGTTTTGCCATGCTCCGCCACTTCGAGGTTGATTATCAAGAATAATAAAATCGAGCTTGGCGCGTCTTAGGTAGTAGCCAACTGCTAATCCTGCTTGGCCACCGCCGATAACAATTACGTCGAATATTTTGGTGGTTGGTTTTGATGACATGGTTACCTCATATTTATTATTGAGTATGATTATAATCTAACATGACTAAAGGAATCTTCTAAGCCTATAAAAAAGGCCATCCCAATAAGGACGGCCTTTTTCAAACTTAAAAGTTTTAAAATAATCTACGAAGCTTTCTCAAGCATAGGCTTTAAGAAATGACCGGTAAACGAAGCTTCGTTGTCTGCCACTTCCTCAGGCGTACCTTCAGCGATAATTAGACCACCATTTTTACCGCCTTCAGGGCCTAAATCAATAATCCAGTCGGCAGTCTTAATCACATCTAAATTGTGTTCGATGACCACGATGGTATTGCCCTTATCACGTAAGGCGTGAAGGATATTAAGCAACTTATAAATATCATGGAAATGCAGACCAGTGGTTGGCTCATCCAAGATATATAAGGTCTGACCGGTATCACGTTTGGCAAGCTCACGAGCCAGCTTAACCCGTTGCGCCTCACCTCCTGATAAAGTAGGGGCAGACTGACCTAGACGGATATAGCTTAAGCCAACATCCATCAGCGCTTCAAGACGACGGTGAATCGGTGGAATTGCTGAGAAGAATTCAGTCGCATCTTCCACAGTCATCTCTAATACTTCAGCGATGCTCTTGCCTTTGTAATGAATCTCCAGCGTCTCACGGTTATAGCGTTTGCCATGACAGCTGTCGCAAGGCACATACATATCTGGCAAGAAATGCATCTCAACCTTGATCAGACCATCACCCTGACAAGTCTCACAACGACCGCCTTTGACGTTAAAGCTGAATCGACCCGCTTTATAACCGCGCGCTTTGGCTTCTTGGGTCTGCGCGAACAAATCACGGATAGGGGTAAACACACCGGTATAAGTCGCAGGGTTTGAGCGTGGCGTACGGCCAATAGGGCTTTGGTCAATATCGACCATCTTATCTAGATACTCAAGACCACTAATGCTCTCATATTGATCAGGTACTAAGGTTGAAGCATTGTTCAACTGAGTAGCTGCTAGAGGCATAAGGGTACGGTTAATCAAGGTTGATTTACCCGAGCCTGATACCCCAGTAATACAGGTAAAGGTACCGATAGGAATGGTTAAGTCCACATCTTGTAAGTTATTACCATTGGCGCCTTTTAGCTCAATTTGCATCGGTACGATTTTTTTCGCTTTGGGCTTAGCATTCTTCGCCGCTTTGGCTGCTGCCGCCGCTTTGGCTTTACCCATTGGCATAATGCGCGCTCTTTCAGGCGGATTATTTAAATCAATGGTTTTGGCTTTATGACGGGTCTTAGGAATCTCAATTTTTCTTTTACCCGATAAATATTGACCTGTTAGCGATTCCTCAACATCCATAATTTCTTGCATAGTGCCTTCAGCAATAACATGACCGCCATGCACACCGGCACCAACCCCGATATCGATTACATGATCGGCCTGACGAATGGCATCTTCATCATGCTCAACGACTAACACTGTATTGCCTAGGTCACGCAAGCGAACAAGCGTCTGTAATAAGCGGTCATTATCGCGCTGATGCAGACCGATAGACGGCTCATCGAGCACATACATCACGCCCATTAGGCCAGCACCAATTTGGCTGGCAAGACGAATGCGCTGTGCTTCACCTCCAGATAGGGTCTCCGCTGAACGGGCAAGGTTTAGATAGTCTAAGCCAACGCTGACTAAGAAATTTAAGCGTTCGTTGATTTCTTTAAAAATCTTGTCACTGACTTCACCTTTGGCACCGCCCATGTGTAAATCAGCATAGTAATTGGCAGCATCGCCGATAGATAACTGGACGATGTCAGCAATACCACGGCCATCAACACGAACGTTACGCGCAATCTCATTTAGACGAGCACCATCACAGACGTTACAGGTGGTATCGGCTAAGTATTTGGCTAGCTCATCACGTACAAAGTTACTTTGGGTCTTGGCATAACGGCGCTCAAGATAGGGAAGTACGCCTTCAAATGGCGTTGTTTTCTTAGTTTTACGGCCACGTTCATCGGTAAAGTTAAACTCGATTTTTTCTTTGCCAGAGCCATTTAAAATAATGTCACGGTGCTCTTTTGAAATCTCCTGCCAAGGCAAGTCCATGTCTATTTTGAAGTGATTGGCCACTGTAGACAATAGACCAAAGTAATAGGCATGACGCTTGTCCCAACCATTGATAGCCCCTTGATTAAGCGACTTTTCAGGATTGGTGACTAATTTTTCAGCAGCAAAGTACTGGCGTTTACCCAGACCATCACAGGCAGGGCAGGCACCATAAGGGTTGTTAAAACTGAATAAACGAGGCTCTAGCTCGGACACCGCACGATCACAGACGGGGCAAGAGTGCTTAGCTGAGAGAATTTGGTCATCGCTGTTTTGATTAGAGGCATCTGGATTAGGGTTACCATCCATATAATGCAAAATAGCCAAATCACCACCGAGACGTAGCGCCGTTTCTAAACTTTCAGCGACACGGTTGCCTAAGTCATCGCGCACCTTGAAGCGGTCAACGACCACCTCGATGGTGTGTTTTTTATTCTTCTCAAGTGCAGGCAATTCGTCCATATCATAAACGTTGCCATCAACACGCACGCGCACGAAACCTTGACCGACCAATTGCTCTAACAGAACAATATGCTCTCCCTTACGGTCACGGACGACTGGTGCCAAAATCATTAGCTTGGTATCTTCTGGCAAGGCCATGATGTCATCGACCATTTCAGTGATGGTCTGTGCCACCATGGGTAGGTCATGCACAGGACAGTACGGCGTTCCCACACGAGCATATAGCAGACGTAGGTAGTCATAAATCTCAGTGATGGTACCAACCGTAGAGCGAGGGTTGTGGTTGGTCGATTTTTGCTCAATAGCGATGGCAGGAGACAAGCCTTCAATGCTGTCTACTTCCGGTTTGTCCATCTGTGACAAAAACTGACGGGCATAAGCCGATAAACTTTCCACATAACGGCGTTGGCCTTCAGCATAAAGGGTATCAAAGGCAAGAGAGGACTTACCTGACCCTGACAAACCGGTGATAACCACAAATTTATCACGAGGAATATCAATATCGATATTCTTTAAATTATGGGTGCGTGCGCCGCGAATCTTAATGTGTTCGTGTGCCATATAGAGCCTTTTGTTATTAAATTATTCAGTTATTAGGTCGATTAACTTTTAGATTTCACAAAACAGTTAAATAAAGGGTTAGCAAAAATTAGAGTACAGGGTTTGAGTCAATATAAAGAGATTTGGATAGAGAAATCTGGTGTCGTAAATTATCAATAGTGATAACCGCTTACGGTACCCTGACACAACCTGCTTTGACATCAAGCATAGCTGAGTTTATTGCTAAGTTAAATTAGAGGTGAGTTTAATATATGTATAAGTTAGTTAGACTATTAATGGGTGTGATTTGTCAATAATTCAAGGGCAAACACTGGTCTAAAAGGACAATCAAAACAAAGTAAAAGCGTTAAAAAAGAAGGTTTATAATAGGCAGCGTAGCATTGAATATGATGAGAAATGACACAATAAAATTTTAGCTGAAGGTTGCTGCCCATAGTGTCAGGTAATCCATTATAATGGCGCACTCATTAAGAAATGATTCGCTAGCTAATTAATGGAGTTCCCAAAGGGTCTTGATGCCTTAATGCCGCATATGGCGAAGGCGTCTTACCTTGTTTGAGAGCAGCAAAAAGTGACTTAATTGATCAACATATAAAGTGGGTGTAGCCAATGTGGGAGCAATATGAATAGCATCGAAAAGCGAGCCATTGCCGGTATAGGTGGTATTTTTGCACTTCGTATGATCGGCCTATTTATGATAGTGCCGGTCTTTTCAGTTTATGGTAACGATTATGCCCATGCTACGCCGTTTTTAATTGGCCTAGCAGTGGGTATTTACGGTCTGGGCCAAGCCATATTTCAAATTCCTATGAGTATGGCTGCGGATAAATTTCCGCGCAAACCGATGATATTTTTTGGACTGCTATTATTTGCCATCGGTGGAATAGTCGCAGCAACGGCCACCGATATTTACGGAGTTATTATTGGTCGGGCGCTAGCAGGCAGTGGTGCGGTATCAGGCGTAATGATGGCTTTATTGGCTGACGTAACCCGTGAGCAGCAACGCACTAAAGCAATGGCCGCCATGGGTCTGACCATCGCTACCTCAATTATGCTGTCCTTTGCCATTGGGCCAATGATGGTATCAAGTCTCGGTATCTCTGGCTTGTTTTGGCTAACAGCAGTATTTGCGTTGTTGGCCATGCTATTGCTATTGTTTGTGCCGACACCGATGAGAGTGCTAAGACACAATCTGGACAATCAATCGATAGG
This window contains:
- a CDS encoding LysE family translocator is translated as MTITFIQLFTFIFAVTLFMLTPGPGVFATIAKAMSQGSWAVLPLAIGLAAGDTIYMVFSAYGLSALATNFNILFTAIKFAGAGYLFYLAYKMWVTMPPAIETESSGTLSVTKGDRKQGIKSMTSGFLISISNPKVILFYVSLLPSFFPVANLTGLDIGILCGVIFVCAVVTMMSYAFIAGYAQKQLKSPKSRQIFNRVGASFMGMAGGWLLTRG
- a CDS encoding GFA family protein; translation: MLTGKCLCGDIEFACDIDTNPLKIYQCHCTLCKKQSGSSSNSATIIPTTDFKWIKNDTIKSWQKKTGFSSHFCANCGGPVPNLFTPSPNEQYYWIPVGLLDIDGHTDNVKVVANFCLNSKSSWHQIDSEAENFAELPEFKKLLELLS
- a CDS encoding DUF503 domain-containing protein — translated: MHIGILTLTFSLPGCGSLKEKRMRMGGLHERFGRNPAVAVSESGERNRHDASEWTFVVVGLSKREIESEFSQIEDKIQRVVEARIMDVRREFI
- a CDS encoding outer membrane protein assembly factor BamB family protein → MKIKKLKEYKLKDKRRISPRNQIIIGDNLYSAFIFDKGDTSNSRIICLDICTFEEKWTYDYDFIINKIMKSPISNNIVSVCMNGRVEEIDLLEGQLIKAIDLNVNRCGFPSVIVDNKIVTGGIQGSTQTTCIDLKDFKIEWEFDTDGHSYTPLISAGQVYQCTENYLRCLDLNTGSLIWKVKEASTYLLKAEKFKDLILASGHGLINFYHKHNGRLIKQLRTQTDALDSAIRYITTNEENIYFSDHSGSIYAYECIYLDQYNIETKLLWVFKSDGEIESQLKLYKDYLVFANSNKNLSIINRHTGEECSAVRLKESAEICDILLGEDGSIIIAYEKGYISKFLVGW
- a CDS encoding ArsO family NAD(P)H-dependent flavin-containing monooxygenase, producing the protein MSSKPTTKIFDVIVIGGGQAGLAVGYYLRRAKLDFIILDNQPRSGGAWQNFWPSLRLFSPASVSSLPGRMMTSAKDDSSPYLDDVLSYFDNYEKHYKLPIYRPFEVQSVERDDENDCLRVSDGKFTWLARAVVSATGIWSNPYIPEIEGRQDFQGEQIHSAHYSGPEAYQNKRVLVVGAGNSGAQIFAELVEVTDASWVTREPPQFLPDDVDGRVLFERATQRIKNDASYDTQDESNTESSDTPKGNIVMMPPVKEARDKGLLTTKPMFNHLTEQGVLWSDGEEESIDAIIWCTGFNPELEHLAPLGVIEDDGKVLTEQGQSVKQPRLWLFGYGDWVSPASATIIGAGRSARENVPALVEFLKEDS
- the uvrA gene encoding excinuclease ABC subunit UvrA, which translates into the protein MAHEHIKIRGARTHNLKNIDIDIPRDKFVVITGLSGSGKSSLAFDTLYAEGQRRYVESLSAYARQFLSQMDKPEVDSIEGLSPAIAIEQKSTNHNPRSTVGTITEIYDYLRLLYARVGTPYCPVHDLPMVAQTITEMVDDIMALPEDTKLMILAPVVRDRKGEHIVLLEQLVGQGFVRVRVDGNVYDMDELPALEKNKKHTIEVVVDRFKVRDDLGNRVAESLETALRLGGDLAILHYMDGNPNPDASNQNSDDQILSAKHSCPVCDRAVSELEPRLFSFNNPYGACPACDGLGKRQYFAAEKLVTNPEKSLNQGAINGWDKRHAYYFGLLSTVANHFKIDMDLPWQEISKEHRDIILNGSGKEKIEFNFTDERGRKTKKTTPFEGVLPYLERRYAKTQSNFVRDELAKYLADTTCNVCDGARLNEIARNVRVDGRGIADIVQLSIGDAANYYADLHMGGAKGEVSDKIFKEINERLNFLVSVGLDYLNLARSAETLSGGEAQRIRLASQIGAGLMGVMYVLDEPSIGLHQRDNDRLLQTLVRLRDLGNTVLVVEHDEDAIRQADHVIDIGVGAGVHGGHVIAEGTMQEIMDVEESLTGQYLSGKRKIEIPKTRHKAKTIDLNNPPERARIMPMGKAKAAAAAKAAKNAKPKAKKIVPMQIELKGANGNNLQDVDLTIPIGTFTCITGVSGSGKSTLINRTLMPLAATQLNNASTLVPDQYESISGLEYLDKMVDIDQSPIGRTPRSNPATYTGVFTPIRDLFAQTQEAKARGYKAGRFSFNVKGGRCETCQGDGLIKVEMHFLPDMYVPCDSCHGKRYNRETLEIHYKGKSIAEVLEMTVEDATEFFSAIPPIHRRLEALMDVGLSYIRLGQSAPTLSGGEAQRVKLARELAKRDTGQTLYILDEPTTGLHFHDIYKLLNILHALRDKGNTIVVIEHNLDVIKTADWIIDLGPEGGKNGGLIIAEGTPEEVADNEASFTGHFLKPMLEKAS